The following are encoded together in the Acidobacteriota bacterium genome:
- a CDS encoding SulP family inorganic anion transporter: MKYDVATFRGDLFGALTATVVALPVALALGVASGMGAVAGLHGAIAVGFFAAVFGGTRSQISGPTAPMTVAMTVILTTHASNLTEALTVVVLGGLLQMLLGLARIGRFVVYTPYVVVSGFMSGIGVIVILIQVLPFLGAPPAAGGALGAVRAIPEAAAGANLSAFAIGAVTLAAGFLWPRRLSRYLPGPLLALVLGSVVGILWLSGAPALGQVPAGLPTLKIGLPSAGFLLQAFQPALILALLGSVDSLLTSLVADSLTGTRHKPDRELIGQGIGNMVSGLFGGLPGAGATMGTVVNIRAGGSTPVSGALRAIFLLLLALGLGPLVEPIPHAVLAAIMMKVGWDIIDWPLVARIHRIRREHLFVMLLTLGLTVFVDLVTAVAVGLIAAGMAHARRLEGLELDSVVSVPLLDRTFFSDGEERANVDPYSARVGLVALKGTLTVASSNKLATVIGGDIKDHEVVIFDFSEAVYLDDSAAMVIQRLLKVASAEETGVVICGLKGSVARTLRTLDILRDLPPGRQAGTLGEARPIALGLIEG; encoded by the coding sequence GTGAAGTACGACGTCGCGACCTTCCGTGGCGACCTGTTCGGAGCGCTGACGGCCACCGTCGTCGCTCTGCCCGTTGCTCTGGCGCTCGGTGTCGCCTCCGGCATGGGAGCGGTGGCTGGCCTGCACGGCGCCATCGCCGTCGGGTTCTTCGCCGCCGTGTTTGGCGGCACGCGGTCCCAGATCTCGGGCCCCACGGCGCCGATGACCGTCGCGATGACGGTCATCCTCACGACCCATGCATCCAACCTCACCGAGGCGTTGACCGTCGTCGTCCTCGGCGGCCTGCTCCAGATGCTCCTGGGCCTGGCGCGGATCGGCCGCTTCGTCGTGTACACGCCTTACGTCGTCGTTTCCGGTTTCATGTCCGGAATCGGTGTCATCGTCATCCTGATCCAGGTCCTGCCATTCCTCGGCGCGCCGCCCGCGGCGGGTGGTGCACTGGGCGCCGTTCGCGCCATTCCGGAGGCCGCGGCCGGGGCGAATCTGAGCGCCTTCGCCATCGGCGCCGTCACCCTGGCGGCCGGCTTTCTGTGGCCCCGGCGGCTTTCGCGGTACCTCCCGGGACCCCTGCTCGCCCTCGTTCTCGGCTCCGTCGTGGGCATCCTCTGGTTGAGCGGTGCTCCGGCACTCGGTCAGGTGCCTGCGGGTCTGCCGACGCTGAAGATCGGTCTGCCGAGCGCGGGCTTCCTGCTGCAGGCCTTCCAGCCGGCCCTCATTCTCGCGCTGCTGGGGTCGGTCGACAGCCTGCTGACATCCCTGGTGGCGGATTCGCTGACGGGCACGCGCCACAAGCCTGACCGCGAGCTGATCGGCCAGGGCATCGGCAACATGGTCTCCGGGCTGTTCGGCGGCCTGCCGGGCGCCGGCGCCACGATGGGCACGGTCGTGAACATCCGGGCCGGCGGCTCGACACCCGTGTCCGGCGCCCTGCGGGCCATCTTCCTCCTGCTCCTCGCTCTGGGCCTCGGGCCGCTCGTCGAACCGATTCCTCACGCCGTTCTGGCGGCGATCATGATGAAGGTGGGCTGGGACATCATCGACTGGCCGCTGGTCGCACGCATCCACCGGATTCGTCGGGAGCATCTCTTCGTCATGCTGTTGACGTTGGGTCTGACGGTCTTCGTGGACCTGGTAACCGCGGTTGCCGTGGGTCTCATCGCGGCGGGGATGGCGCATGCCCGGCGCCTGGAGGGGCTCGAACTCGACAGTGTTGTCTCGGTGCCCCTCCTCGACCGGACGTTCTTCAGCGACGGCGAGGAACGGGCGAACGTCGACCCCTACTCGGCGCGCGTCGGCCTGGTGGCGCTCAAGGGGACCCTGACGGTCGCCTCCTCGAACAAGCTGGCGACCGTGATCGGCGGCGACATCAAGGACCACGAAGTCGTCATCTTCGACTTCTCGGAGGCGGTCTACCTCGACGACAGCGCGGCCATGGTGATTCAGCGCCTCCTCAAGGTGGCCTCGGCCGAGGAGACGGGCGTCGTCATCTGCGGCCTCAAGGGATCCGTCGCGAGGACCCTGCGTACGCTCGACATTCTCCGCGATCTTCCACCGGGTCGGCAGGCCGGCACGCTTGGGGAAGCGCGCCCTATCGCGCTGGGGCTGATCGAAGGCTGA
- a CDS encoding TolC family protein, whose translation MNLFPKQSVRGSAAPIIALCTVLVPAAVWSPPAAGQVQVGSTWITEPIAPDLDIADGQLRLELDQAIAIALQNNLGLLVQRYQRSQSLFQVNQQYGIYDTVLGINTSVNSDSRPSASQLDGALVTENETMTANVELQQPVSSGGTFSINWQNSRFESNSRFSDINPSLRSSLQFAFDQPLLRNRGKRITERNLAVARLNSDISMGDLAVQVIDTVQTVANGYWALVEGLEQLKVAEESLALARELHEMNRIQIEVGTLAPLELVQSEAGIATREEEIIRVQAQVQDAADELRRLLNLDERSFWDLEIVPMTSPEISRVAIDLEASLTSALNKRVEIDRQELRIDTLEIDSTFLRNQRKPDLNLSVSYGRNALGGDRTVCERPGPPSIADLFEPCPEEFIRVDSLDFLSTLGQFYEGILGQVFEGWNVGLNLSKPLQNRSAKAQSRIADLALDQGRLELQDLMLTIRTEVRTAARGVETAGKQIDSARVSRELAEKNLDAAQKRYENGLWTSFQVLEIQEDLTAARSREVEAITGYRRALLAYFRAIGVLLEQEGIELVDDADS comes from the coding sequence ATGAACCTGTTCCCAAAGCAGAGCGTCCGCGGATCCGCGGCGCCGATCATCGCACTCTGCACCGTCCTCGTCCCGGCAGCGGTCTGGAGCCCCCCGGCAGCGGGGCAGGTACAGGTCGGTTCAACCTGGATTACCGAGCCGATCGCACCCGATCTGGACATCGCCGATGGACAGCTCCGGCTGGAACTGGACCAGGCGATCGCGATCGCCCTGCAGAACAACCTCGGACTGCTGGTCCAGCGCTACCAGCGCTCCCAGTCGCTGTTCCAGGTGAACCAGCAGTACGGCATCTACGACACGGTGCTCGGGATCAACACCAGCGTCAACAGCGACAGCCGGCCCTCGGCCTCACAGCTCGACGGCGCCCTGGTCACCGAGAATGAGACGATGACGGCGAACGTCGAACTCCAGCAGCCGGTTTCGTCGGGCGGCACGTTCTCGATCAACTGGCAGAACAGCCGGTTCGAGTCCAACTCGCGGTTCTCGGACATCAACCCGAGCCTGCGGTCCAGCCTGCAGTTCGCCTTCGATCAGCCGCTGCTGCGGAACCGGGGAAAGCGGATCACCGAACGGAACCTGGCCGTCGCCCGGCTGAACAGCGACATCAGCATGGGAGATCTCGCGGTCCAGGTCATCGACACCGTGCAGACCGTGGCCAACGGCTACTGGGCGCTGGTAGAGGGTCTGGAACAGCTCAAGGTAGCGGAGGAGAGTCTGGCGCTGGCCCGCGAGCTGCACGAGATGAACCGCATCCAGATCGAGGTGGGGACGTTGGCGCCGCTCGAACTCGTTCAGAGCGAGGCCGGGATCGCGACCCGCGAGGAGGAGATCATCCGGGTCCAGGCCCAGGTTCAGGACGCGGCGGATGAGTTGCGGCGGCTGCTGAATCTGGACGAGCGGTCCTTCTGGGACCTGGAGATCGTGCCGATGACGTCGCCCGAGATTTCACGGGTCGCGATCGACCTGGAGGCGTCGCTGACTTCGGCGCTCAACAAGCGGGTCGAGATCGATCGTCAGGAACTCCGGATCGATACGCTCGAGATCGACTCCACGTTTCTCCGCAACCAGCGCAAGCCCGACCTGAACCTGAGCGTGAGCTACGGTCGGAACGCACTGGGCGGCGACCGGACCGTCTGCGAGCGGCCTGGTCCGCCCAGCATCGCGGATCTCTTCGAGCCCTGCCCGGAGGAGTTCATCCGGGTCGATTCGCTTGACTTCCTGTCGACGCTCGGTCAGTTCTACGAGGGGATTCTGGGCCAGGTCTTCGAGGGCTGGAACGTGGGTCTCAACCTGTCGAAGCCGCTCCAGAACCGCTCGGCGAAGGCGCAGAGCCGGATTGCCGACCTGGCGCTCGACCAGGGACGGCTGGAGCTGCAGGACCTGATGCTGACGATCCGGACGGAGGTGCGGACAGCGGCGCGGGGCGTGGAGACAGCGGGCAAGCAGATCGACTCGGCCCGGGTGTCGCGGGAACTGGCGGAGAAGAACCTGGACGCCGCCCAGAAGCGCTACGAGAACGGGCTCTGGACCAGCTTCCAGGTCCTCGAGATCCAGGAGGACCTGACGGCGGCCCGCAGCCGCGAAGTCGAGGCCATCACGGGCTACCGCCGCGCTCTACTGGCCTACTTCCGGGCGATCGGCGTCCTGCTGGAGCAGGAAGGCATCGAACTCGTCGACGACGCCGACAGCTAG